The following nucleotide sequence is from Gemmatimonadota bacterium.
TGACCCCATAATGGAGCGCGCCCCGCCTGCAAGACCGCTGCCCGGCGCCCTTGCTCCCAGCTTCGCCCTGGCCCTTCTCGGGCGTGGTCCCGCCCGCTGCCGCTACCCCGGGATCCGCCCCCTCAGGCTGGCCGCCGAGTGCGGCCCCGGCTCCGCCATGAGCGCTCGCGCCGCCTGGAGCTGACCCCAGGTGTTCCACAGCAGCACGCCCCGCACACGCCCATCCCTCAGGTAGTAGACCACGCCCTCACGGAACGGCTCCTTCCAGTCGGCCACCAGCTCGAGCCGCGAATCCAATTCACCCACCGCCTCGTAGCCCAGATCGAATAAGTCCGAGTAGAAGAAGGGCAGGTGGTGGTATGGCGAGCCGGTGCCCGCCATGGCCAGACCGGCCGCCTGACCCATGCGGTTGGCGTTGTCCTCGTGCTCGACCCGCAGGCGCGCGCCCAGCAACGGGTTGAGGAAGTTGGCGACGTCGCCCGCCGCGTAGATGTCCGGCTGACTGGTGCGCAGCAGCTCGTCCACGACGATGCCGTTGGCCACCTCGAGGCCAACCTGCTGCGCCAGCCCGACATTGGGTTGGATGCCGAGCCCCGCGACCACGACGTCGACCACCAGCTCCTCGCCCTGCGCGGTCCACACAGCCACATGATCACCCCGGGCTTCGAGCCGGGTTATCCCCACACCCGGCCGCATCTCGACGCCCCG
It contains:
- a CDS encoding FAD-dependent oxidoreductase; protein product: MGNYRYLIVGGGMTADAAVRGIREADMECAIGVLSAEPHPPYNRPPLSKGLWKGEAEESIWRGTDALGAELLLGRRAVALDVAGKVVTDDRGEVHSYAKLLLATGGEPRRFPGESEQVFYFRSYQDYQRLRDLATRPLRFAVIGAGFIGSELAAALNMQGRDVVMMFPENGISERLFPPDLSRFLVDYYRDRGVEMRPGVGITRLEARGDHVAVWTAQGEELVVDVVVAGLGIQPNVGLAQQVGLEVANGIVVDELLRTSQPDIYAAGDVANFLNPLLGARLRVEHEDNANRMGQAAGLAMAGTGSPYHHLPFFYSDLFDLGYEAVGELDSRLELVADWKEPFREGVVYYLRDGRVRGVLLWNTWGQLQAARALMAEPGPHSAASLRGRIPG